In one Neobacillus sp. CF12 genomic region, the following are encoded:
- the pgmB gene encoding beta-phosphoglucomutase — protein sequence MEKKHIEAVVFDLDGVITDTAHFHFLAWKQLAEEVGITIDEVFNERLKGISRMDSLELILIEGNRQNDFTLAEKEEMATKKNLHYCEFLKELTPEAVLPGILQLLAAIKAEGISIGLASVSKNAATVLKALQLESSFDYCADAAKISKSKPDPEIFLTACKGLGANPANSIGIEDAQAGIEAIKASGMFAVGVGNYLKGTDFKVEATSQLDWEIIKEQYFAR from the coding sequence ATGGAAAAAAAACATATAGAAGCAGTTGTTTTTGACCTGGATGGAGTGATTACCGATACGGCACATTTTCATTTCCTTGCTTGGAAACAGTTGGCAGAAGAAGTGGGAATCACAATTGATGAAGTATTTAATGAGAGGCTGAAAGGAATCAGCCGAATGGATTCCCTTGAGTTAATTTTAATAGAGGGAAATCGACAGAATGATTTTACCTTAGCTGAAAAAGAAGAAATGGCGACGAAAAAGAACCTGCACTACTGTGAGTTCTTAAAAGAATTGACACCAGAAGCTGTTTTGCCGGGGATCCTACAATTACTTGCTGCCATTAAAGCGGAGGGAATTTCCATCGGACTTGCTTCCGTATCAAAAAATGCAGCGACGGTCTTAAAGGCGCTCCAGTTAGAATCATCTTTTGATTACTGTGCGGATGCGGCTAAAATTAGCAAATCGAAGCCAGATCCAGAGATTTTCCTCACAGCCTGCAAAGGACTAGGGGCTAATCCAGCCAATTCAATTGGCATTGAAGATGCCCAAGCGGGGATTGAGGCCATAAAAGCAAGCGGCATGTTTGCGGTTGGTGTCGGCAATTATCTGAAAGGTACGGACTTCAAGGTTGAAGCCACATCTCAACTTGATTGGGAGATAATAAAAGAACAATATTTCGCTAGATAA